In Stigmatopora nigra isolate UIUO_SnigA chromosome 5, RoL_Snig_1.1, whole genome shotgun sequence, the genomic window AAGGAATTTTGTGTTCACACAGACCTTACGTCGCCAAAAGTTGAAGTCGGTGCAACCCAAACAATATTTGCCCATCAATAAAAAGAATCATAATAAGCGGcctggtggttgagtggttagcgcatcggcctcacagtggagtCTTGGGTCCATCTgcgtggagttggcatgttctctctgggcctgtgtgggttttctccaggtactccagtttgctcggacatttcaaagacatgcacggtaggctgattggacactataaaagtctaaaatttgagtctgaatggttgtttttctccctgtgattggctggtcaccattttagggtgtcctccacctctggcctgaagtcagctgggataggctccagcacccctgccgTCCTAGTGAGCATAAAGCAGTTCAGTGAAATGAGagtaaatgagatgagaaatcaATACAATATCCACTTCCTGAATGCTGACAGAGTTGCGCCGGTGCCTTGATTGTTACATCATACAGATGAGTCACGAATGGGACAAACTCCAACCAGGAAACGAGAGAAGAAGCAAGTGCAAGGTGTTGTCAGTCATGTAAGTTGTGGCAATGGACTTGGAGGAGCAAGAAAATGAATTGCTTGCACTGCTCAGTATCTTTGGGCCGGAGGAATTCATTCGGCACGAATCGAAGTCAGCAGGAGAGCTAAGAGTTTCAGTACTACTGCCCTCGGGATACAAGGTGGCACTCAAGGAAGGTAAACACATTGTTTTGGTCCTTGTCACTTTCTTATACAATCAAGATTGTAGTTTTAAATAtagttttccaaaataaaatgtacgAGGTTCCTAACTTTTGATTTTTAGCTTCAGGTAGTACATGTAaagttgtattttatatataaagcgGCTAGGTGATTGAGTGGtgagtgcgtcagcctcacagtgggcggtcccgggttcaaatccaggtaggtcCAGCTGTGTGGTTTGCATATTTTACCCGGGCCTTATTGAATAAGGGTAGTCAACTGTTGAAAAACATCGCCATCGTGCGTCCAAGCATGATTACCACATGCCTTAGTGGAGGTTTCCCTCTATTGATCAACAAAATAATGACCTGCATGCAGCTAAGTGTGTTTTTAACAAACTCTTCAAAATCTTTCCGACGTTTGCACACACCAATATATACTTTTATAGTATTGATTATTCAATCAaatgccacctgatggtgtagtgcagggatagggaacctatggctcgggagctataTGGGGCTCTTTTACTGGGTGTATACGGCTCTACGCGAACCTGTGTGGTTAAAATATGGGaatcgctggtgagagacccaagtcccgaacgcaccaatgggagcatcacgccggcactgtggtgccgaaactatctctagtaagaaaaaatatgatttaatgaaaaacaaatattatttaatgaagaaaaatatgatttaatgaagcaaaatatgatttaatgaagaaaaattatgatttaatgaagacaaattttggtttttaaaaataataataatcggacataggccctgtcgccatcatttgttgttgagttattattatttttaaataaaaaaatcttcattaaatcataattttcttcGTAAGACACTTCCGCATGAATACgtactctcattgattagtaacagtgaaataatgttctcaaaagtaTTCAGGCTttgttttactttcaaagtgatgaaacaaataataaatgctcacattttcatgtatttttacttttaaattctgagtatcatacgtgggaaattgtaaaattcaagaatttgaaggcaattttaatggTGCGGCCTATACACAGGGCgtcttatatgcaagaaaatccCGTAATAAGAATTGTTCTTTCAAAGGTGACACATTAAGGCAGTACGAAATATCATTTCTTCCAACACTGCATCTGACATTTGAACTCCCCAAGAACTATCCCTCATCCTCTCCACCTGACTTCACACTCTGTTGCAGCTGGCTGACTCAAAAGCAGGTAATCTGTCCCAAACGTGAACAtttataagcatttttttgaacatgtatttaacacattttatccCCAGCTTGCAGATCTTGGAACTCATCTCATTAATCTCTACGATGCTACCAGAGGTGATGTTGTGCTCTTTTCTTGGGTGCAATTTCTAAGGGAAGATACTATCAGATTCCTGAACATCAGTTCACTGTTAGAACTGTCAAATGACCCCCACACCTCATCCAATAGCCAAGGAACAGTGGATGTGGCCCCTTCAGAGCAGGAAAACAGTCATACCACTCTATCATCCAAATCAtcatctctccctccctcttctGTCCTTCTCAgtgatgacaaaaacaaaacacaagacAGTTTAAATGAACACAATCCTTTCTCTGGCCTCTCATTGACCCCAACACAAATTCtcctctctcagatattaatcCATGAGgcagcacagacacagaaagtTTTTCAAAGCACAGTTTATGACTGCGCTGTGTGTTTCATAAGTTACCTGGGTTCAGAATGTATCAAAATACAGGAATGTGGTCATGTCTTCTGTCGGGCCTGTCTTGCCGAGTACTGCAAGGTCCAGATAACAGAGGGAAACGTTCATGGTGTCACCTGTGCTCAGGAAGGCTGTACAGCTTTACCTTCACAAGCACAAGTATGATTAGGGTACAAATGGGGTTTGAAGTGGGTTAAGTATCGCtatcattgattttattttgctttgatttggaAGGTGCAGACCCTAGTAGGAGATGAACTGTTTGAACGCTATGATCGTCTTCTTTTCCAATCCACCTTGGACGATATGTCAGGTAACATACATGATGTGGGCATTGAGATGAATGTTCATtcgaattaccgtattttattgcatataagtcgcatcattaaaattgccttaaaatcatttaattttacagATTTCTCGCGTATAAAGACGCCTACTGAttaacaattttcacctccatattcatggtttaatatgaagtataaatgtgttactatgaagggaaaattttaagaaaaatcaccgCACATggcatttctgagatactgtatgaatcaaaagcacatgattagggtcaatatctTAAGAAAGTTAAGATGTTTGTCTTTGTGaatacaaaatatcaaattactcaatttgaaagaagaaataagtctatcttgatgagaacctgatgctcaatgacaaaaaaattacaattttcttgccAGAAGGTTAAGATTTTGTGGAGGCCATATTGGTTCTAATTTCAAAATAGCTTGATATTTTTTCGATGGTTCAAATTACTGCGAtggttgtcactttcgaacgagaaaaaaaagatgtatttttatttctttgaattTCATCAGCCGCATTGTCTtccgttatggcgtttcgtctttgtcggcttgcagtttcgtgcatgtcaagtttaatttatgcgcatataagccgtacccagtcatattttttttgcgataaatacAGCTTGTATGTGGGAAAATATGTTCATTTGtattattaattcatatttGCATACCTTTGCAAACTTGGGCCTCCATAaaattttcacatttgttttcctaaataatcactaaattcataattcaaattataattatatttaacttatatttatatatattttttttaatatggaagAGTACATGCCAAATATGTTGTGTCCTGCAGGTGATGATTTTTAGGAAATATAGAAATTACAAGCTGTAgattaaataaaagtatttaaaaaagccATTATGATTTATTTGTTGATTGTATTGATTCCAAgtcttgtgtttttagttagtAGTACTTCAGCTTTATAGGTGTCATGTGATTCTTCTTTCAGATGTGATATACTGTCCTCGCATCTCCTGTGCATCTCCAGTAATTAAAGAGGACAGCAACTTGGCCCTTTGCACCATTTGTCAATTTGCCTTCTGCATTTCCTGCAAAAAGACTTATCACAGAACCAATGACTGCAAAGTGCTGAAAAATAACCTGGAAAAAGATTCAGATCAAGGCTCGATAGATCTGCCCCGATCACTTGGTATGTTAATGGGTTTGCAGTTAGTTACTATATACAAGGGTTTTGTCAGTATTTATAATCTAATTACATAAAATATGtggtattttaatatataatattctgctataaaaaatgtttttaagaagACAGGCAACAATCTTTTTCATTAGCAATTTATGATTTTTtggcatctaatttttcacccaTGATATTTATCGCCCCTGCTTCATACCTGTGTGGGTTTAAGTCCCCCTTTGCCAATGTTTGCTGACTGCATTTTGAGAACAATCGATCTAGAGACAATTGCATTTAAAGAGTTataataatgtttctaaaatgcccccaaaaaatagaaaaatgtcgTCAAACTGAGCGAACGCACGATGAGAATTAATTGGCATACTGAGACTCAGGATCGGTTCTCACAACAGCGTGGCTTCATTCTAAGACAGCAACAACCTCTGATATCTGACtctgtttttaaataatttcccatcaAGCAAAAGTGGgcattaatttgaatattagcGGCTGTGTTTCGTTTTAAAAGAAATTTCCATATAAGGTTTTTTTCTATGGCTAGTTAGTCTTTTAATTAACTTGATTCATCACTTAGGCCCTGACAATAGTGGCAGGTTCCTTTCGGCTAGAGTTGAAATCTATTCTGCCTTCCTGGACAACCAGGGCTTACCAGAGAAAGAATTATGAGTCCCAAGATAAGTGTAGCAAGTGTAGGACAAATGAGTATCTATGTGAATACCTACGAGTCATGGGTGATAATACAAAcagaatacagtcatacctctacttacaaataaaagggacgaaattttcaggttacgttttttttttttatgtaaatgacTCAACGCtacaaaatccccccaaaagtaaatgcgtttcattatccgttattttattttgaaaatattgtctcgGATGCATTGATTTTCACTTTAGAACATTGCTACCTTCTACTGAGCTCTCATTTtatctcatataatgacaataaaagcatccaatgtaattcaattggctgtctctcagcaaccactatccatgtttcaagattctgtCTTGCATACTTGTCCACTTGTCTATAGGCTCCCCTCATTAATGGTTGCAATTCCCCCTTATTCAGCAATtaaaaaccgtacaaatgcaatgcagcacatattttcacgcacacagtctaaaatgtactaaaaagtGGTCGGCTTTCAGCCCTGGTAGAACGGCTCTTGCCGCTATCTGGCAAACAAACATAGGTATTATGTCTCCCATTATAACGGGCGCGGATGGAACTATTTCAGCGGCGCAGGGCACATTTCCCtatgctttattttattttaaaaccttaataaataatttacttatgatttttttctcatttttgtgttttctcattcaaaattgggacactttgaccaattttaaagggtttagttggtagttgtgtgagaaccgtggaacgaattagagaatttacatataaagtacacttctacttacaaaattttcaagttacgaaaaaagtaccagaaccaattaatttcgtaagttgTATGACTATACATGATGAGTGTAATTAATGTCAAAAGGCTTACAGGCTGGTGAGGATATATTTTGAGTACATGACACCGACTAGTATAGCTCAGACTCTTCAcagattttgtgtgttttagagGGTATGAAGGCTCTATGGGATGACTATGTAAAGGGCAGTAAACAGAGACGGCGCCTACTACAGAGCAGGTATGGTAATAAGTTTCCCACCATTGAAGACTACCTCAATGAGGACTGGATGACGCTCAATACTAAACACTGTCCACACTGCTTCACCAGGATAGAGGTATGTTAACATTTTAACCCATAAAGAAACAAGTTAAAATTattcaaatctatttttatggcaatttttccactgttatGTGTTCCAGAAAAATGGCGGGTGCAATACTGTCAGATGTACTCAGTGTAGTCTAGGTTTCTACTGGTTATCCTGACCATAGTTCCAGACAAGACATCTCAACGCTTTCAGTACAGAGCATGTTATTCTTATTAGCACTATTAGTGCTATTATCCTATTAGTACTTTTAGGAGGACACTCATTTGTTCAACATTTGCTCAAACCTGATAATAGATTTAAACTGTTTCGATGCATgtgtattttcataattttgttttaatgtatgtAATCTAAATCAATTAACTTAAATAACTTCAAGAGCAAATCAAGTAGTAAAACAAAATAGTAGTTTATGCTGTCCGGAGACATCTTCACCGgcgttacagtaatccctcgaatatcgcggcttctcCATagctcagatttttttctgaggattctttttttttttatttaaatttttttattaaattcataaaagtgtgaaaatccacgctgaaaatCACAAGCTGAAGacactcccctgtcctccgcttAATACTAGGATTGAGCACtgaagtaagtaagtaagtaaatatatatatatatatatatatatatatatatatatatatatatatatatatatatatatatatatatatatatatatatatatatatatatatatatatatatatatatatatatatatatatatatatatatatatatatatatatatatatatatatatatatatatatatatatatatatatatatatatatatatatatatatatatatatatatatatatatatatatatatatatatatatatatatatatatatatatatatatatatatatatatatatatatatatatatatatatatatatatatatatatatatatatatatatatatatatatatatatatatatatatatatatatatatatatatatatatatatatatatatatatatatatatatatatatatatatatatatatatatatatatatatatatatatatatatatatatatatatatatatatatatatatatatatatatatatatatatatatatatatatatatatatatatatatatatatatatatatatatatatatatatatatatatatatatatatatatatatatatatatatatatatatatatatatatatatatatatatatatatatatatatatatatatatatatatatatatatatatatatatatatatatatatatatatatatatatatatatatatatatatatatatatatatatatatatatatatatatatatatatatatatatatatatatatatatatatatatatatatatatatatatatatatatatatatatatatatatatatatatatatatatatatatatatatatatatatatatatatatatatatatatatatatatatatatatatatatatatatatatatatatatatatatatatatatatatatatatatatatatatatatatatatatatatatatatatatatatatatatatatatatatatatatatatatatatatatatatatatatatatatatatatatatatatatatatatatatatatatatatatatatatatatatatatatatatatatatatatatatatatatatatatatatatatatatatatatatatatatatatatatatatatatatatatatatatatatatatatatatatatatatatatatatatatatatatatatatatatatatatatatatatatatatatatatatatatatatatatatatatatatatatatatatatatatatatatatatatatatatatatatatatatatatatatatatatatatatatatatatatatatatatatatatatatatatatatatatatatatatatatatatatatatatatatatatatatatatatatatatatatatatatatatatatatatatatatatatatatatatatatatatatatatatatatatatatatatatatatatatatatatatatatatatatatatatatatatatatatatatatatatatatatatatatatatatatatatatatatatatatatatatatatatatatatatatatatatatatatatatatatatatatatatatatatatatatatatatatatatatatatatatatatatatatatatatatat contains:
- the LOC144196837 gene encoding E3 ubiquitin-protein ligase RNF14-like, producing MDLEEQENELLALLSIFGPEEFIRHESKSAGELRVSVLLPSGYKVALKEGDTLRQYEISFLPTLHLTFELPKNYPSSSPPDFTLCCSWLTQKQLADLGTHLINLYDATRGDVVLFSWVQFLREDTIRFLNISSLLELSNDPHTSSNSQGTVDVAPSEQENSHTTLSSKSSSLPPSSVLLSDDKNKTQDSLNEHNPFSGLSLTPTQILLSQILIHEAAQTQKVFQSTVYDCAVCFISYLGSECIKIQECGHVFCRACLAEYCKVQITEGNVHGVTCAQEGCTALPSQAQVQTLVGDELFERYDRLLFQSTLDDMSDVIYCPRISCASPVIKEDSNLALCTICQFAFCISCKKTYHRTNDCKVLKNNLEKDSDQGSIDLPRSLEGMKALWDDYVKGSKQRRRLLQSRYGNKFPTIEDYLNEDWMTLNTKHCPHCFTRIEKNGGCNTVRCTQCSLGFYWLS